Proteins found in one Triticum aestivum cultivar Chinese Spring chromosome 4D, IWGSC CS RefSeq v2.1, whole genome shotgun sequence genomic segment:
- the LOC123096798 gene encoding selenoprotein H, producing the protein MPPKRKSPVATAAAPAMPPRMTRSMAAGKRGADAPAKKEEAEAAPAAAGGKGRKKAKKEVSAVETVLSPPAAAKQKVKKNAKKEVVAAAVDDGGAGAESGKRVIVEACTQCQQFKRRALKVKEDLESAVPGVSVTINPEKPRRGCLEIREEGGDVFISLQNMPRPFKKMRELDMDKVIKDIAQKIA; encoded by the exons ATGCCTCCCAAGCGCAAGTCCCCGGTTGCGACGGCGGCGGCCCCCGCAATGCCGCCTAGGATGACCCGGAGCATGGCCGCCGGGAAGCGGGGCGCCGACGCTCCGGCTAAAAAGGAGGAAgcagaggcggcgccggcggcggccgggggGAAGGGcaggaagaaggccaagaaggaggtgtCTGCGGTGGAGACGGTACTGTCGCCTCCTGCAGCGGCCAAGCAGAAGGTGAAGAAAAATGCCaagaaggaggtggtggcggcCGCGGTAGATGATGGCGGTGCTGGCGCTGAAAGCGGGAAGCGCGTCATCGTCGAGGCCTG CACCCAGTGCCAACAGTTCAAGAGAAGAGCTTTAAAGGTGAAGGAGGATCTTGAAAGTGCTGTCCCTGGGGTTTCTGTGACAATCAACCCTGAGAAG CCACGCCGTGGATGCCTTGAGATACGGGAGGAAGGTGGTGATGTGTTCATTTCACTGCAG AACATGCCCCGGCCCTTCAAAAAGATGAGGGAGCTCGACATGGACAAGGTTATCAAGGACATTGCCCAGAAAATTGCTTGA